The Scleropages formosus chromosome 21, fSclFor1.1, whole genome shotgun sequence DNA segment CATGACGATGATGACCTTGACTTTCAACGGCTGTCCTATTAGcccattataataataacaattatttccATAATTACCCAACTTTTGGTCATCACGCCTAAGGCAGAGCGCCCATCAGTGGTACAGCATCGGTCGTCCGGTACCGCTGCCAAACCTTTTCTTATTTGGGTTTCGCTCTTGTTTGTCAGTCCGGCGGTGACTGCCTTTTGTTTACGATTCCCTTCAAGTGACTTATGTAAAATTTCcagcaagcaaaaaagtaaGTGTTGTGGTGGTAGAGAAAAGTATAACTAAAACAGAGAAGCAGATCTGGAAATGcaagtgaaaacaataaaatgcatggcatgaaaatacaattataatactgcattaaatttacattgtagcatgaataatatgtgaaattagtgaaaaaaacaaagccctGTTATACAGTGTAACACCTGAGCATGTTGATTGTTTATATTGTAGACACTCATAgtttatacagtacagttacAGTTCAGAGTCACCCTGTAAGGAGGGAGGGCAAGTCCTACGCCACGTCTCACCCGAATCTGGTTCCTCAGCTGCTCGGCCTCCTGCCGCAGCTGCTCCAGTTCGCTCATCGTGCACCGGGTTGGGAAAGAGGCAACCTGGGGGGTCAAGAGGGACGCGCAGGCGGTCATCACACCACCCACTTGTTCCTCTTTCAAAACGGTATAACATTAGACAGAAATGTGTGTCCGACATGACAGCAGGGGGCGATTTCTGATTTCAGTGGTCACCCCCAGCCCACGGATCAGTAAGTCAATGGGACAGGGGCTCGCAGATCTAAACAACGGGTAAACGATAATGTATCAGCAGGGCTACACTTCCAAAGCCAGGTGTCTCATGGGGGCGTCACCCAAAAGACAATTcgggcccaaatgtcttccccGAGGCCCAACATCGCTTGCGTTCCCGTCCTCTCCAACAAAGCGTCATATAACACTTTGTGCTTGAGGAAGGCATTTGCGTAAGCGTCTGCCAGACGGGAACAGTGCTGCACGAAAAAGAGGCAATCCAATTTTAAGGGGAGGTCAGGGACCGCCCCCCCCCTTCCGCCCATGTGCTTCCCtaggtacatcacctccctcctcacaaactcatgctTCCCAACCCATACCAAGCCGAACACGTCTTTCACAaaccctttccttaaattgcgaggcgtggggtagacatgagccaaaTAAAGTAAGGACAAggaccttgccttccacagccccatctTCCGCCTAGCTATCGCAAgacgctcctcccagttgacccgggccgctccttttgaaagaaaactcacacccGGCACAAAGTGAgagaccaccaaaggtgtcttttcgcgctccccagaatccgaagtactttacctctgtcttccTGAGGTTGAGCGCCGAACCCGAGGCCCTACCGAACGTCTGAGTCAGGCGCAACGCCTGGGCGAGTGAGCGGtcggaacatgcaaacaggactgtgTCACCTGCGTACTGGGCCAACTTAACAGTCCTACCCCCGCCTCCCGGAATGAGCAACCCATCTATTCCCGGGTGGGCCCGAATTGCTGCCGCCAACGGCTCCACGTACAAGACgtagaggaggggagacagcggACACCCCTGTCTGACCCCACTCGTCTGGGGCAACCACTCCCCGAGAGAGCCGCTGATAAGAACTCGGCGACCAACCTCGTTATAGAGTGTTCGGACCCACCCGAGAAAGGTGGGGCCCAATCCCAACCTGCCCAAAACGTTAAACATGAAAGTATGGTCCACCCGATCAAACGCCTTCTCCCGGTCCAGGCTGACCAGCGCTAGGGGAATTCTTCGGTCCTCCACCCAGGCGATCGCGTCTCTAATGAGATGTAAATTCCAGACTGCCGAGCGCCCGGGAACCCCGCACGTCTGGTCTTCGTGGACCAGGAGAGGGTCATAACCTTCCTCAGACGCTGGGTTAGGATTTTAGCGATTAGCTTTACGTCAACACAGAGCATGGTCAGGGGCCTCCAGTTGCTCAGATCGGCTCTATCGCCTTTCTTATGCAACGAGGATAATACCCCCGACCTCATGCTGTCCGTTAGCTTACCTCGGGTCAGTACTTCTTCCACAACCTCAAGGAAGACAGGGCCCAggacatcccaaaatgtggaataaaattccaccggcAGGCCGTCCAAGCCTGGGACTTTCCTccggttcattctggagagcgcctcagacagttcccccagagtgatgggtgcctcTGGGCAAGCCCGGGAATCGGAATCGGCCGGGGGGGGTCGGCTGcaaatgctgtgaaaaagaatCCCCTGTGACAGGGTCAGTTTCCCTTACCTTAAAAAGACTTTCGTAAAACTCTGTAGCAACCTCAGTCATCCGGGCCGTATCCTTGACCAGCTCTCCTTGCCTAGTTCGCAAAGAAGTAAGACCCATGTCATGTTGAAAGCCCCTCGTTTTAttaaaggaaaaggaggaacatTTTTCGTCTTCCTCCGGTTCTCTTATTCGGGCTCTTGCAAATCTTCTCCATTATTGTGGTGGGCATAGAGCTTTCCCAACcttttctccactttccgcATAGCTCTGCGAGATCGAGCCTTCCTACGAACACAATACTGCCTAGTAATGGTTCGCACCTTCGTTTTGGTGGCTTCCCACCAATCCGAGGCAGAGCCGCAGAAAGATTTAAGCTCCTGCCATACCTTAAAATGCTCATGAAAAAGGTCCCTGTACTCTTTCTCCTTCAAAACATCCACGTCCAGTTTCCAATACCCAGGACCGTGCAACGGGGCCTCTGCGGAAGCCGTAGCCTCTACCACCAAATGATCCGTCGGCCAGTGAGGAGAGAGATGAacccgtttaaaaacaacagagtcggaagctaaaatataatccaggcgactttgtgctcctctactattagaccaggtaatgccCGGATGACTGGGGTTGCATAGTTTAAAACCATCGGGAAGGccaaatctgagcataaaattcttaaaatgtttgatgctaacatcctctttaccctccagatatatattaaaatccccACCGATTATTAAATGTCTGTtgcagacacaaaagggggccAACTCTTCTAAAAGAGATACGCGGGATGCGGCCTCTACCGGAGCATAGACGCACATCGCACGGATGCGCTGTTccctccaggtggcgtccactcccaaTACTCTACCCTGTAGGACAGTAAACGTGCTTGCATTCTCAAAGCTTCgttcaccaaagagaatgccaaCACCTGTTGAGTGGACGCCACCCCCACTCCAGCATGATCTACCTCTTCTCCAACCCGAAGAGAAAGCGGCCACACCCCGCTGGTCTcgaaggtggacttcctgtaaaaaacataactggaaggcagaggatgcaagcctGTCAGacactgctgctcttttcaagacattcttcagtcctctgacgtttaaggttaaaattctgaaatcagccataaaaggggcgaattaaataaattaaccaaccataagaAGAAGCTTTTTGCCGCAGCTgggcctggctgcttccacagttgaggttttgaacagggtccattcagactgcacgccccctacctcctccgggacatgggagaagttctcacggtGGCGGGAGTTAAAATCGTTCCGGATAGGGTCCTTTGACAGTTGTTTCCggcacaccctcactatgcgcttgggtctaccgggtctgtccgtTAGTTTTatcccgccatctgatccagctcaccaccagatggtgatcggttggcagctcagcacctctctttacCCAAGCGTCCAGAatatgtggcctcaagtcagatgaaacgactacagaGTCAATTGgtccaaggagctctggtatcaAGTACACTCGTGAGCATCGTTGGGTTCAAACACGGTGTTTGTTatggctagcacagaaatccaataacatttcaccattcgggtttagatcgggcaagctgttcttcTAAGGTCACTGCCAACGTGAGCGTGGAAGTCCCCCAGGacgactatggagtctgtaggcggggccctgtccagaaccctacccactctctccaagaagatccgaatactctgaactgctgtttggtgcataagcacacacaacagtcagttTTCCTCTCCTGCGATCTtcttaagttgcattgaggcgacTCTCTCGTCCGCTGGGACAAAcgccaactgtatggcagccagccaggggcttgtgagcaTCCCCgcacccgcccggcgcctctcaacctgtgcaactcctgagtaggagagagaccaccccctgtcaaggagtttggttccagagacaacactgtgagtggaggtgagcccaactatatccagttggtatttctcaacctcccgcaccagttccggatCCTTTCACCCCAGTGAAGTTACATTCCGCGTGCCAAGAGCAAGTTTCTGCCGCAAGGATCCGTGACACCACGCGccaccctccccccctccttctgcctgaaaggcattgcacccccTGTGTTGAAGCTTGCTGGTGGTGGGCCCACGTGACCGCCCATGTTGctttttcgggctgagcccagctgggttacgtgggctgctcGGCCACCAAGCGCTCACCTAGGAAcgctacccccaggcctggctccaggggtaggtcctggtgaccctattctgggcagggtaaacgttgttttcttttttcacggGGATTTTTTGATCGTGTTGGTCttgatcttcactccagacgtGTTCGCCATAGGAGACGCTACCATGCTCCCGgtgatatagctctggagatccctagatcgcacaagcccttccgccacaagaaggccccgatccaggaagggtcaGTGGTTCCACTCTGTTTTTTACTGGAATGCGGACAACTgtacaaaattacaaaataccCACTTCCATGTGATACAGGAGGAAAAAGCTGGAGAGAAATGAATCAAAGCAGCatggaaaatatttctgttttcctgtACCTGGAGTTCGGCGCGTCAATGGAGAGACACAGCTACGAATTATTGTGAATTATCGATGGAGCGCCCGCTCTTCAGCACGAccgtgtgcgtttgtgtgtcaCACCAACTGGAGGAGAAATGTTGTGTAACTGCACTTCATGTGTTATTGCAGAAATGGGAAACACTCAGCAGAGAGCAGCGTAGGCTGCTGGGTTTGATGGCCCGCAATCACCTTACAAAATAATCACTataaccatcatcatcagcagcgagagaatctctcacacacacacacacacacacacaacctgtttGCGGACGGAGGGCGATCCGTGCGgcttaatttagggtaagaggTGACGGAAGAGAGAAGCATGAGGCcggctatttttactgtaaggGTTAGTTTGTACTCTGCTGAAGTCACACAGCCTTCGGGTGCTCAGATGGTCCCCAGCACTGTCTCACACATCTACTGTTTCTGCATGTGCAAATCCCCACACAGTGAAAGAAACTGGTCTCACAAGCAGGTCTGTATTGCATGGGGAGGGAGTTTGGCTGGTCGAAGATACAGGAGGGTGAGATCACAAGGCAGCACATCCATCCCTGGACAGAAGCAGAGGACCGTTTGCGAACGGGAGGAGCTCGGACACATTTGGCTTGTCTAGTGACAAGGTCTATTatcctcccttttttttttttttgaaggggaACTTTGAGGTCAGGGTTCCTTAGAAACCTGACCCGGAACCTGCACCTGCAGCAGAAGGGTTCAGCAGTCTCCTCTGTACAAAGCCAGGATATTGCCCCCATCCTTAGAGATGCAACTTCCCTTCTCCCCTACCAAACTGGTATGCGCTACTTGCCAACTTCACTCTAGTAAGGGGGCATAGGCTGCCTAGCAATTGCATGCTGGCAGAGGGGCTCAGAAACTTAATCATGCAAATAACCAAGTTTGTACAGCAAGAGGGCCGCATGTGCAAATCCTCACAAGCAGGTATGTAAAGGGTTAACACCTGTACCATCTACCACCAGTAGGTAGTCCCCCAAGTTTGTAGCACCCTTGCGCGAACTATGCAGGAACCATGACCAATGTGGGAGATGGTCTTTCCCCATCTACCTCCTCCCTTACACCCACACAGGTGGGGGTAACCCCTTTTCCCCCTAATCTAATACAAGTAGGAAGTAAGCAGGCCAGTTTACACCTATTGGTATCTCAGCAGCTAAAGGGTTCGTGTAGTGCACCTGTCTTAAGGGGAACGTGGTATTGCCATTAACCTTGCTTTTACACCAATACTTCCAAAGTTAAAACAACCCCTGTTGGAAGAACAGCAACTGAACTACAGCCACCTTTTGGTGGCTACTAAAAGCCTATACATGCTGTCTGTCTATCACAGGAGAACTGTTGTAGATTAGATTTGTTCTTGGCTGGATTAGCAATACTGCTCATGTCAGAAGAAGAAAGCCATATTAAGTCATGTGGCAAGTTGTATTTATTACAAACATGaatcattttacataaaaaaaatatctgtttcaGTTTAACATTACATGGGAGAAGCAGCTAGTCAGGTGTTCCAGAGGAACTTCTGAATTGAGTCACTAGGTTTGAGGGTTCTTTGATTCCATCTTCAAGCATATGAAAGGCAGCAACAGCTCCTCATTCCCCACAAAGAGGTCAAATGGCCTCACCCTCATGTTCCAGAATGGCAAGGGTATCAGCAGGGTTGAGGCTCAGACTGGAAGGTAAGAGTAATTGAGAGTTTACAATGACATTATGAGTGACACCTTGGGAAAGTGCAACGCTAAATCACATGCTTGGGGGATACTCAGAGGGGCTGGTACCCCTCCaacttcttcctcctccagatGTAGAGGGCCACAGCAACTGCAACAATGAGGAccagcaagaggaggaggaggaggatacCCAAGATCAGGGCCAAGTTGCTACTTCCTTGGTCCACAGGACAGGGGTCCGCTGCAGGGAGAACAAACATTAGTGCTCTCTTGTCACAGAGATGTTGGCTCCCAAGTCCCCCGAACATGCTGTGACCAGTTTAAGGTCAACAAAAACTGGGCCACAATGTCAGCAGTGACCTACCAGGACCAAAGGCAGGTCCTGTGAAGTCCAATGCCTGAATCCTTTGTTGGAAGACTTCCAGGGAAAGTTTCCGGCCCATTGAGACGGACTGCTGGTTACAGGCATACGAGTGGCACAGCTGGGCACTGAAGAGCTGTACAGATTCATTCTTGGCTGTGTAAGTTCTCTTTTTAGGGTCTGTAAGGCAGAAAAAGCCACCTCTGCATTTTAACCTGCTTGCACAGGAATTTGTAACCAGAGCGAGTCAGTCTCATGAATGAGATCAGAAGTTACTCAATGAGTGACAGAATAGATTTAAGCACATGTtgagacattttaaattagaaaactgCACTTCCAGGAACAGTCCTAGGAGACCTTACCTGCATTTGGAAATGAGTAGGTCACAAAAAAGGCAATAGTGCTCACATACACAgtgttggtggtggtgttcTGGAACACATTGAAAGAACCAAAATCCAGTTACTTCAATGCAAGTTAACGGCATATATTAAACCACCTCAAATTTTACATCACCCCCTTCCCCACGGGCACAAACCTTCTGAAAACGAAAGAATATAACCCCTTCGTCAAACTTGAGGTGGAGTGTTGCTGTGGTCTCACCACAGCCTCCCACAGCAACTGTGCGGGAAGGCTGGATTGTGAAGATTCCCTCAGACTGAAAGTGAGAGAAGGAAGCAGCAAGGTCTGACAGAGGCAGCATCTTCACATACAGGATCAACGGTATCTTACCATTATGTAAAAAGGTGTTCTGAACACCTCTATGTTAACCAAGAGGAGTTGAGCATGGTGGTCCTTATAGCTTGTAGGATAAGCATTTTCATCATGAATACTAAGTGTTATCAAATCACTCAAGGTTTTGCAGCAATCTTTTCAGCTAGAAAAGATTAGGAAATTACTACAAAGAAACCAAGGACCAGTTCAATATGAAGCAAAATGGGTGCCTGGGTCCCCCAGAGGAGGGCCTTTACATACCTCATTCTTGAAAATGGTGCGGTAGGTCACCCTTATTTGTAGGGCCATCTCTGCCTTGACACACAATATGCCACCTTTCCTCTCAATGGTGTAGTTGCCCACCACCAGCTCGGGTGGTGTCGGGCCAGCAGCTGGGGTGGTGGTAGCCATAGTGGAATAAGCAGTCTTTGTGATGCTAGGTGCCCGTGTACCAGTGGTAAACCCAGTTATGGTGGTAGCATGACCTTCTGTAAGGATTGTGGAAGCAGTCTCTGCTGTAGAAGACAGCACCTTTGATGGGGTTGTCTCCATGGGAGTTGACTTTGTAGGGAGGGCCTCAGTCACCACAGCGGTGGTTGAAGCATTCATGGTTGTAGGTACCTCTGTTAGGGTGGTAGATGATGCACTAGCGAATGCCCCTGCGGTGACCGTGGAAGCCATTTGGCTCGTCTCCGTAGTTGTAGAAGCCAACTCCTCCCAAGGGTAGGGAAATTTTGAGGAGACTGGCCCCTCCATGGTAGAGGTACTCTCTTCAGTGGTAGAAGACCATTCTTCCCAAGTGTAGCCCATCTTTGTTGCAGATGTTTGCTCCTCTGAACCAGAGGCAGTTTCCACAGTAGAGGAAGCAAAGTCTTTCCAATTGTAAGCGCCATCTTCCATTGTTGAAGAAAGATCTGATACAGTGGTCGTCTTCATAGTAGACGCTGTTTCAGGGATAGACGTGACACCCCCAAAAACTGGCCTGTGACCATATGGCAAGGTATACAGGTATGGTGCAGTTGTTGGCATTGTGAGACGTATAGCTGTTCtcttctgagagagagagatggctgGAGGGAGAAACAGTGGGATCTGTTTAGTCATAGTTCTGACCCAGAGTATAGCCAAGCATTAGCTAGAGCGCTAATCACCATACTAAAAAGGTGAATCTTGAAATAGCTCGTAGTGTTAGAGCTGCCTTCAGGTCCAAATCCTGCTTTTAGCTGTACCAGTACCTTCATATAAGGGACATACCCTTAATTGTGCCAGTAGaaggtacccagctgtatagatgggtaaatttgAACATTGCAAGTTGGAGAAACTGCTAGATGAGCACATATGGTTGCCAGGTTCCTTCACCAGGTCACATGGTGGTATGAGGCTTTAAACTTTGCCAGTTTGACTCCAGGCAGTCACAGCTGGCTAGCTGTCTTACTAGAACTATCCCACACATTGATTTGTATGTTTGAAATTACTAGTCACAAAAAACCTATTCC contains these protein-coding regions:
- the LOC114909278 gene encoding macrosialin-like, giving the protein MDIISVLFGGPMVTMRRTRLRLLTMALALSLVIAISLSQKRTAIRLTMPTTAPYLYTLPYGHRPVFGGVTSIPETASTMKTTTVSDLSSTMEDGAYNWKDFASSTVETASGSEEQTSATKMGYTWEEWSSTTEESTSTMEGPVSSKFPYPWEELASTTTETSQMASTVTAGAFASASSTTLTEVPTTMNASTTAVVTEALPTKSTPMETTPSKVLSSTAETASTILTEGHATTITGFTTGTRAPSITKTAYSTMATTTPAAGPTPPELVVGNYTIERKGGILCVKAEMALQIRVTYRTIFKNESEGIFTIQPSRTVAVGGCGETTATLHLKFDEGVIFFRFQKNTTTNTVYVSTIAFFVTYSFPNADPKKRTYTAKNESVQLFSAQLCHSYACNQQSVSMGRKLSLEVFQQRIQALDFTGPAFGPADPCPVDQGSSNLALILGILLLLLLLVLIVAVAVALYIWRRKKLEGLSLNPADTLAILEHEGEAI